Proteins co-encoded in one Leucobacter exalbidus genomic window:
- a CDS encoding M16 family metallopeptidase → MREPILLPLDQAELAVDLSGSLMRRTVHPSGLRVLTEHMPSARSATIGFWVGVGSRDEQAERDDAPGSLGSTHFLEHLLFKGTPTRDAYEIATSFDRIGAEHNALTAKEYTCYYAKVRDVDLPMSVTVLADMVTNSVLDEEEFENERGVILEEIAMAADDLADVASESLFEEVLKDHPLGRPIGGLPETIKGARRDDVDRHYRNTYDPSTLVVTAAGAVDHDWLVAQVVAALNASPEERWHTDREALPVRRGQAHVDAIPNVLATGATAAAPGTLTAPRVCVTERPSEQINLMIGANGLRANDPRRFAFGIMNSVLGGGMSSRLFQEIREKRGLAYTAYSFGASYSDAGLFGIYAGMAPEKASEVLKLSLLELQKIADSGITAEEHEGALGQIAGSSALALEDSETRMGRLARAELGAGELWDLDSSLTRYTSVTPAEITAIAAEIAARPMTVVAVGDVSRAGTLEA, encoded by the coding sequence ATGCGTGAACCGATTCTCTTGCCCCTAGACCAGGCCGAACTCGCAGTCGATCTCAGCGGCAGCCTGATGCGCCGCACGGTCCACCCGAGTGGGCTGCGTGTACTGACCGAGCATATGCCCAGTGCACGAAGCGCCACGATCGGATTCTGGGTGGGAGTGGGCTCCCGCGATGAGCAGGCCGAACGCGATGACGCCCCGGGCAGCCTGGGCTCCACCCACTTCCTCGAGCACCTGCTGTTTAAGGGCACGCCCACGCGCGACGCCTATGAAATTGCGACCAGTTTCGACCGCATCGGCGCCGAGCACAACGCGCTCACGGCCAAGGAATACACCTGCTACTACGCCAAGGTGCGCGACGTTGACCTGCCGATGTCGGTGACGGTGCTCGCGGATATGGTGACGAACTCGGTGCTCGACGAAGAAGAGTTCGAGAACGAACGCGGCGTGATCCTCGAAGAAATCGCGATGGCGGCAGATGACCTCGCCGACGTGGCGAGCGAGAGCCTGTTCGAAGAGGTGCTCAAGGATCACCCGCTGGGGCGCCCCATTGGCGGCCTGCCCGAAACCATTAAGGGTGCGCGCCGCGACGACGTCGATCGTCACTACCGCAACACCTACGACCCGTCGACGCTCGTGGTTACCGCCGCGGGCGCCGTCGATCACGACTGGCTTGTCGCACAGGTGGTCGCGGCCCTCAACGCGTCGCCCGAGGAGCGCTGGCACACCGACCGTGAGGCCCTGCCCGTGCGCCGTGGCCAGGCCCACGTTGACGCGATTCCCAATGTGCTCGCAACGGGCGCGACAGCAGCCGCACCCGGCACGCTGACCGCCCCGCGCGTGTGCGTCACCGAACGCCCGAGCGAACAGATCAACCTGATGATCGGCGCGAACGGGCTGCGCGCCAACGACCCGCGCCGCTTCGCATTCGGCATCATGAACTCGGTGCTCGGCGGTGGCATGTCGAGTCGCCTGTTCCAAGAGATTCGTGAGAAGCGGGGGCTCGCCTACACGGCGTACTCGTTTGGTGCGAGCTACTCAGACGCTGGCCTCTTTGGGATCTACGCGGGCATGGCCCCCGAAAAGGCCTCAGAGGTGCTCAAGCTGAGCCTGCTCGAGCTGCAGAAGATCGCCGACTCGGGCATCACGGCAGAAGAGCACGAGGGAGCACTCGGCCAGATCGCAGGCTCCTCAGCGCTCGCCCTCGAAGATTCTGAGACGCGCATGGGCCGCCTCGCCCGCGCCGAGCTGGGCGCCGGTGAGCTGTGGGATCTAGACAGCTCGCTGACGCGATACACCTCGGTGACTCCGGCCGAGATCACGGCCATCGCCGCTGAGATCGCTGCGCGCCCCATGACCGTCGTCGCGGTCGGCGACGTCTCACGGGCGGGTACCTTAGAAGCATGA
- the dapB gene encoding 4-hydroxy-tetrahydrodipicolinate reductase — protein sequence MNVRVAVAGATGRLGTLVCQVVEETPGFELVARLRSTSAPEEGATADVLVDVSHPEASAAIVARAIERGQRVIVGTSGWSADRLAVLEASLAERPGSGAIVVPNFSLGSVLGTALARIAAPYFDAAEIIEAHHPHKVDSPSGTAVRTAELMAEARAAKGLGPIEAPFAEQPARGELIAGIPVHSLRLAGVVAKQEVRFGGPGEVLTVTHDTHSNEAYRAGIRAALTAAAGCEGLTVGLDALLGLGGATA from the coding sequence ATGAACGTACGCGTAGCAGTCGCGGGGGCCACCGGTCGCCTGGGAACATTGGTCTGCCAGGTCGTCGAAGAGACGCCCGGCTTCGAACTGGTTGCGCGGTTGCGCAGCACCTCGGCACCCGAGGAAGGCGCGACGGCCGACGTGCTCGTCGACGTGAGTCACCCCGAGGCCTCGGCCGCCATTGTGGCCCGGGCGATCGAGCGCGGCCAGCGCGTGATCGTGGGCACGAGCGGCTGGTCGGCCGACCGGCTCGCGGTGCTCGAGGCGAGCCTTGCCGAACGCCCCGGATCCGGAGCCATCGTCGTACCCAACTTCTCGCTGGGATCGGTGCTCGGCACCGCACTTGCACGCATCGCCGCGCCCTACTTCGATGCGGCCGAAATCATCGAGGCGCACCACCCGCACAAGGTGGATTCGCCCTCGGGCACCGCGGTGCGCACCGCCGAATTGATGGCTGAGGCGCGCGCTGCGAAGGGCCTCGGTCCGATCGAGGCGCCGTTCGCCGAGCAGCCCGCGCGCGGTGAGTTGATTGCCGGGATTCCGGTGCACAGCCTGCGTCTCGCGGGCGTGGTCGCGAAACAAGAGGTGCGCTTCGGCGGCCCCGGTGAGGTGCTGACCGTGACCCACGACACCCACTCCAATGAGGCGTACCGCGCCGGCATTCGCGCCGCGCTCACTGCGGCCGCGGGGTGCGAGGGGCTCACCGTCGGCCTCGACGCGCTGCTCGGCCTCGGGGGAGCGACCGCATGA